DNA sequence from the Mangifera indica cultivar Alphonso chromosome 18, CATAS_Mindica_2.1, whole genome shotgun sequence genome:
AGTACTCACTTCTCATACACTTAAGCCGGTAATTTTTCTGAACTCTcaacttatattttttcaaacatCTGAAAGAAATTGGTGAATATAGGATCCCTCTACGCCCTCGGTGGTCACATAATTTATGCTTTTGTGTTATATTATGTTCCAGAAACAATTACATTCCCATTTTTTATTTGGGGTACAGGTACCTATTGCAATTGGAGGTCCTGGACTGCCAAGTGATGTTAGGTTCCGATCGAATCTTCCCGAAGCCGGGCTTGCCAATGTAGCAGCAACAGTCATGAACCTCCACGGGTACGAGGCCCCAGCTGACTACGAGCCAAGTCTGATTGAGGTATATGATGCCTGAGCTGAAGAGGTCGCCCGGAACAATCAAGAGAAGAGCAAGTAATACCCAGAGCAATGGCCATATATGGTTTTAACTAGAGAAGTGAAacgataaattaaattaaaattttgagcgTTCTCAGCTTTGTGATGGTTCAGCATCTGCCATATCTGTTGGAGGCAGACCCAACAATACAGATGAAATTTATATCTGTtaagttttgtttgtttgacaGGAAAATTCTATGGAAAATTTCCATGCATTTAGGCCTAGCAATGTAAAGAGCATGGCAGGGCATCTTCAATATCACTTTTACTTACGatggtaataaaaatataagcagTAGTTGTAGGACATGGCATTAAAAATGTAAAGAGCCTTCAGTTGCTTCTGCTTCCAACAGCTTCTACCACTTCCTCtggcttgttttattttttatttttaattttttaattttgtctatataaactaattcaaatctttttcatttccaattttatttacaaatctcataatgtctcaatctcaattctttcattatattctcaatctcattttctcttaccaactctctttcgaaaactatctgaatttacaaataataattctttgtgtttataatttcattttcatttcaattttatcattacaaatatatttgatgtcaaataaattcataaatttggaAGTTGAAAACGAGTAGATAAatggtatagtatatatattttatttatgtttgtaattatacaatatgtaaattaatttatttatactatattataaatttataatatttttatcatataatcacgATATTCCTCCGTCACAAATAagagattatatataaaatgtttaaagtaccgttattagttttaataattaaaaaataatttatgtttaaaaattaaaaaaaaattatataaatagactagtctgaccttatatatataaggtcGGATCTTAAACCTTCAAAAATCTATAAATCGATCTAGTCTGAAGGCTCATTACTGTATAAGTCTTGAGTCTGACTTGACTTATGAATCTAATAAGCCTAACTGGAGCTAACTTAGAGCAGCCCATTAACATGTCTACTTACGCTCAAAAGTAAAACAACCCAATCTCTAAAACGATTTGATCAAATACAACAAAACAAGAATggataagaattaaaaaaaagaaaatagggagttaaaaagaaaaaaaattaattaatttacatgaatatataatatgtttatactGTTTACAACATGAGTGATATTGaccttattttattatataaagaaaCAGTGATACACCTACAACTCTGATAACCAAACTTGACGGTTGAGGGTTAAAATGGACTTTTTAGACTTCAAAGATGAGAAATAGTGTAGATAATAGTCTTTcagctttttcaaaattcaaagagAGGGAAACCGGTGAAGGCAGCACTGGCACATGTTGCTGTTTGTGAAACGCTGCCGTTTTCAAATCTTGCAGTTAGGTTCTCTATGTTTCTACTAAAATTCAATTCCAACGAGGCGGTTccgttcaaattcaaaattctagGGTTAGTATCAGTGGAGAGATAGATCAAAATTCAAAGACATCAACAAGAATCATTAGCAGGTAAAATGGACAAGTACGAGAAGCTGGAGAAGGTAGGCGAAGGCACTTATGGAAAAGTTTACAAGGCGAAGGACAAAGCCAGTGGCCAATTGGTGGCTCTGAAGAAAACAAGACTCGAAATGGACGAAGAAGGCATTCCGCCAACCGCTCTAAGAGAGGTCTCTCTCCTTCAAATGCTTTCTCAATCTCTTTATGTCGTCCGTCTTCTCTGTGTTGAGCACGTTGATTCTTCTCAGAAATCTGCCTCCAATCCAAGCCCTGACTCCGCTTCTcttcataatcataataattctaataataaatcTAATCTTTACTTAGTCTTTGAATATCTCGACACCGATCTCAAGAAGTTCATTGATTCACATCGCAAAGGCTCAAACCCTAGGCCTCTTCCTTCAACCCTAATTCAGAGCTTCCTGTATCAGCTTTGTAAGGGGGTGGCCCACTGCCACAGTCACGGTGTTCTTCATCGGGATCTCAAGCCTCAGAATCTTCTTCTGGACAAAGAGAAGGGGTTTTGAAGATCGCTGATCTTGGTCTTGGGCGTGCCTTTACTGTTCCTGTCAAAAGCTATACTCACGAGATTGTTACGCTCTGGTACAGAGCTCCTGAGGTCCTCCTTGGTTCCACTCATTACTCTACGGCTGTTGATATGTGGTCTGTTGGTTGCATTTTCGCTGAAATGGTTAGAAGGCAGGCTCTGTTTCCTGGCGACTCTGAGTTTCAACAATTGCTTCATATTTTCAGGtagtttattcaaattcaattcactTTTCACCGGCTTCTATTGGTGTAGCTGTGGTTgtaaatattgataatttgttCATTTAGATCGGTATTGATTTTTGTCAACGCAACTGGCTTTGGCATAATGTTAATGttcattttgtttaaattagtcTATCCCAATATGCTTTGCATAGAAGTTGAAGCAATCAAGTGCATTTCTCTTCACACTTCATGATTTTTATCTCTTTGATGCATGTGATTGTGATGTAATTATTTGAAGGTTGTGGGAACGCCAACTGAGAAACAGTGGCCCGGTGTTACTTCTCTGCGGGAT
Encoded proteins:
- the LOC123201496 gene encoding LOW QUALITY PROTEIN: cyclin-dependent kinase B1-2-like (The sequence of the model RefSeq protein was modified relative to this genomic sequence to represent the inferred CDS: inserted 1 base in 1 codon), producing MDKYEKLEKVGEGTYGKVYKAKDKASGQLVALKKTRLEMDEEGIPPTALREVSLLQMLSQSLYVVRLLCVEHVDSSQKSASNPSPDSASLHNHNNSNNKSNLYLVFEYLDTDLKKFIDSHRKGSNPRPLPSTLIQSFLYQLCKGVAHCHSHGVLHRDLKPQNLLLDKEKXVLKIADLGLGRAFTVPVKSYTHEIVTLWYRAPEVLLGSTHYSTAVDMWSVGCIFAEMVRRQALFPGDSEFQQLLHIFKVVGTPTEKQWPGVTSLRDWHVYPVWEPQNLARAVPSLSPEGVDLLSNMLTYNPADRISAKAAMEHPYFSSLDKSQY